One stretch of Chryseobacterium fluminis DNA includes these proteins:
- a CDS encoding sensor histidine kinase: protein MLRKSIFARLNNWIIFTLMTIVVLTIVIASTILINFLRKEEIKRVDILVSALKFQQEVQSPNLEVQALLLQIYSSNTTIPLIILDQNNQIIEHKNIPQDVGDHPEAIRALANKMAKSYAPIEIELVKGNKQIVFYDNSPLLNNLQYSPFILGFFILCYFLFSFWFLRTIKKTDEGYLWAGLAKETAHQIGTPLSSMIGWMEIMKLDTPDSEGVHEMEKDIERLRTISERFSKIGSVPELNDTDFNNTIRENYDYLKTRISRKINFGLHLPNDKILVPHNKILMSWVIENLVKNAVDAMKGEGAISMSVLERNKNIVIEVQDTGSGMTKQQAVNAFKPGYSTKKRGWGLGLSLAKRVIKEYHNGDIKIAQTEVGKGTTFRITIRKA, encoded by the coding sequence ATTTTGAGGAAATCCATCTTTGCCAGGCTGAATAACTGGATTATTTTTACTTTAATGACGATTGTGGTGTTAACGATTGTTATTGCCTCTACCATTCTGATCAATTTTTTACGTAAGGAAGAGATCAAAAGGGTGGATATTCTGGTCAGTGCCCTGAAATTTCAACAGGAAGTACAAAGTCCCAATCTGGAAGTGCAGGCCCTGCTTCTGCAGATCTACAGTTCCAATACGACCATTCCGCTGATCATTTTAGATCAGAACAACCAGATTATCGAGCATAAAAATATTCCCCAGGATGTCGGAGATCATCCGGAAGCAATAAGAGCCCTGGCCAACAAAATGGCTAAGAGTTACGCTCCAATTGAAATTGAACTGGTAAAAGGAAATAAACAGATTGTTTTTTATGACAATTCTCCCTTGCTGAATAACCTTCAGTATTCCCCTTTTATACTGGGCTTTTTTATCCTCTGCTATTTTCTTTTTTCCTTCTGGTTCTTACGGACGATCAAAAAAACAGATGAGGGCTACCTTTGGGCAGGTCTGGCAAAAGAAACAGCACACCAGATCGGCACTCCGCTGTCTTCGATGATCGGATGGATGGAAATCATGAAGCTGGATACGCCTGATTCTGAAGGTGTACATGAAATGGAAAAAGATATAGAGAGACTGCGTACCATATCGGAGAGGTTCTCTAAGATCGGTTCTGTACCTGAGCTCAATGATACCGACTTTAATAATACGATCCGGGAAAATTATGATTACTTAAAGACCAGAATATCCAGGAAAATAAATTTCGGACTCCATCTACCCAATGATAAAATTCTGGTTCCGCACAATAAAATACTGATGAGCTGGGTGATAGAAAATCTGGTTAAAAATGCGGTGGATGCTATGAAGGGAGAAGGGGCGATCTCGATGTCTGTTCTGGAAAGAAATAAAAATATTGTAATCGAAGTGCAGGATACCGGAAGCGGAATGACAAAACAACAGGCAGTAAACGCCTTTAAACCGGGTTATTCGACTAAAAAGAGAGGCTGGGGACTTGGATTGTCACTCGCCAAGAGAGTCATCAAGGAATATCATAACGGTGATATTAAAATTGCGCAGACCGAAGTAGGAAAGGGGACGACTTTCCGGATAACGATCAGGAAAGCATAA
- the dacB gene encoding D-alanyl-D-alanine carboxypeptidase/D-alanyl-D-alanine endopeptidase: protein MKKTVAVLTLSTQIFFAQNITQKLDEATKNLINSSGALSSSVSFYVADENGNPIYDYQGNKGLSTASTQKIFTAAAALETLGKDYTYQTISGYSGTISGGQLNGNLMISSNGDPTLGSWRYDSYKPEDFKKKLLEAVKKSGIKTISGDLVVDDSYFDHQTIPGGWPWDDLGNYYGAGVWGINWRENQFDIHINGTDFKSFSYPLEGVQWLNDLKTGGSSDQSLIFTAPHSQVALINGTLPAGKTVTVSGAAPNPPLQLGMEVKQWLKESGIEFSGRVVTSSQLEIEGKRPVILSGDHTILTYQSPTLDKIVYWFLRKSINLYGETLIKTLGKEKKGNPGFKSGVAFLKEFWKGKGINANMINFADGSGLSPQNYVAAKAEVQALLYARKQSWFEAYYDGFPTQDNGMKMKSGTMRDTKSFAGYHTAKNGQKYVFSIIINNYQGSGSTELQKILNVLK, encoded by the coding sequence ATGAAAAAAACAGTTGCTGTCCTTACCCTGTCCACCCAAATATTTTTTGCCCAGAATATTACCCAGAAGCTTGATGAAGCGACAAAGAATCTGATCAATTCTTCCGGAGCATTGTCTTCCAGTGTTTCTTTTTATGTAGCCGATGAAAATGGAAACCCGATCTACGATTATCAGGGAAATAAAGGGCTCTCTACGGCTTCTACCCAAAAGATATTCACTGCTGCCGCAGCTTTGGAAACGCTGGGTAAAGATTACACCTATCAAACAATTTCAGGATATTCCGGAACGATCTCGGGAGGTCAGCTGAACGGAAATCTTATGATCAGTTCAAATGGTGATCCTACCTTAGGAAGCTGGAGATATGATTCATACAAACCGGAAGATTTTAAGAAAAAATTACTGGAAGCTGTAAAAAAATCCGGAATCAAAACAATCTCCGGAGATCTGGTCGTTGATGATTCATATTTTGACCATCAGACCATTCCGGGTGGCTGGCCTTGGGATGATCTCGGGAACTATTATGGTGCCGGGGTCTGGGGAATCAACTGGCGGGAAAACCAGTTTGATATCCATATTAACGGAACAGATTTTAAAAGCTTTTCTTATCCACTGGAGGGAGTACAATGGCTGAATGACCTGAAAACAGGCGGCAGCTCTGACCAAAGCCTTATTTTTACAGCTCCTCATTCGCAGGTGGCATTAATCAACGGGACTTTACCTGCCGGTAAAACAGTTACCGTGTCGGGAGCTGCTCCAAATCCGCCTTTGCAACTGGGAATGGAAGTAAAACAGTGGCTTAAAGAATCGGGAATTGAGTTTTCAGGAAGGGTAGTCACCAGCTCTCAGCTGGAGATCGAAGGAAAACGGCCCGTCATACTTTCGGGAGATCATACGATTCTTACCTATCAGTCGCCCACACTGGATAAAATTGTATACTGGTTTTTAAGAAAAAGCATCAATTTATATGGTGAGACACTCATTAAAACCTTAGGAAAAGAAAAGAAAGGCAATCCCGGATTTAAAAGCGGAGTTGCTTTCCTGAAAGAATTCTGGAAAGGAAAGGGAATTAATGCAAATATGATCAATTTTGCAGACGGCAGCGGGCTTTCGCCACAGAATTATGTTGCCGCAAAAGCAGAAGTCCAGGCATTACTTTATGCTCGGAAGCAATCATGGTTCGAAGCCTATTATGACGGTTTCCCTACGCAGGATAACGGGATGAAAATGAAAAGCGGAACCATGAGAGACACCAAATCATTTGCAGGATATCATACGGCTAAAAACGGACAGAAATACGTATTTTCGATTATTATCAATAACTATCAGGGAAGCGGAAGTACCGAATTGCAGAAAATCCTGAATGTTTTAAAATAA
- the pepE gene encoding dipeptidase PepE, whose translation MNIILASTSTLFGGEYLEYLREELIRLYKGIDEILFVPFARPGGISHDEYTAKARTFFETINIKVTGLHEFEDKAEALNNAQGFFTGGGNTFLLVKTLHEEGLMSVLKKNVESGKPYLGCSAGSNIGGQNMKTTNDMPIVYPPSFDCMGLVPFNLNPHYLDPNPDLKHNGETRETRIREFLTQNDLKVVGLREGNWIRRKGDQITVEGKELTRIFEKDKAPYEIEAGSVIE comes from the coding sequence ATGAATATTATATTAGCCTCAACATCCACTCTTTTCGGGGGAGAATATCTGGAATACCTGAGAGAAGAATTGATCAGATTGTACAAAGGCATAGATGAAATACTTTTCGTTCCGTTTGCAAGACCCGGTGGAATATCTCATGACGAATATACCGCAAAGGCCCGGACGTTCTTTGAAACCATCAACATCAAAGTGACAGGTCTTCATGAATTTGAAGATAAAGCAGAAGCTCTGAATAATGCCCAAGGTTTTTTTACGGGGGGTGGGAATACCTTTTTACTGGTAAAAACTTTACACGAGGAAGGGCTGATGTCTGTTCTGAAGAAGAACGTTGAAAGCGGAAAACCATACCTCGGATGCAGTGCGGGAAGCAATATTGGCGGGCAAAATATGAAAACGACAAATGATATGCCGATTGTTTACCCTCCGAGTTTCGACTGTATGGGACTGGTGCCTTTTAATTTAAATCCACATTATCTCGATCCCAATCCTGATCTGAAACATAATGGGGAAACCCGTGAAACCCGGATCAGAGAATTTTTGACCCAGAACGATCTGAAAGTGGTAGGACTTCGCGAAGGAAACTGGATCAGAAGAAAAGGTGATCAAATAACCGTTGAAGGCAAAGAACTGACCCGGATTTTTGAGAAAGATAAAGCGCCTTACGAGATCGAAGCAGGCAGTGTCATCGAGTAG
- a CDS encoding tetratricopeptide repeat protein: MKMTKMHTRNLFLGLILVGTAGFANAQTTKTDTTTNTATTAATVQTTGNSTIEGLKKQIEANPKDTESLAKLAGAYQESADWTNAVETWKKISVLLPDWAPSYYSQAYAYQSAKDDANAKLAYEKYIATVKPEEIEQNKKNLAYAYFYLAFSEQTTDPAKAKQHIAKSVEYDPTNQDAVKLNKTLNS; this comes from the coding sequence ATGAAAATGACTAAAATGCATACGAGAAACCTTTTTTTAGGTTTGATACTAGTAGGAACCGCGGGTTTTGCCAATGCGCAAACCACCAAAACGGACACGACAACCAATACAGCTACAACGGCAGCAACAGTTCAGACAACCGGTAACTCTACGATCGAAGGTCTTAAGAAACAAATCGAAGCTAATCCCAAAGATACAGAATCATTAGCTAAACTGGCAGGTGCCTATCAGGAATCTGCAGACTGGACCAATGCCGTAGAAACATGGAAAAAGATATCGGTACTTCTACCAGACTGGGCTCCGTCATATTACAGCCAGGCGTATGCCTATCAGTCGGCTAAAGATGATGCCAATGCAAAATTAGCCTATGAAAAGTATATTGCCACTGTGAAACCTGAAGAGATCGAGCAAAATAAGAAAAACCTGGCGTATGCCTATTTCTATTTAGCTTTCTCGGAACAGACTACTGATCCGGCTAAAGCTAAACAGCATATCGCCAAATCAGTAGAATATGATCCTACCAACCAGGACGCTGTAAAACTTAATAAAACTTTAAATTCATAA
- the fsa gene encoding fructose-6-phosphate aldolase, producing the protein MKFFIDTANLEQIKEAKDLGILDGVTTNPSLMAKEGIQGAEAIRNHYKAICEIVDGDISAEVLSTTYEEMIKEGDELAAIHPNIVVKIPMIKDGIKALKYFSDKGIKTNCTLIFSPGQALLAAKAGATYVSPFLGRLDDISTDGLNLIQEIRLIFDNYMYETEILAASIRHSMHIIDCAKIGADVITSPLPPILSLLKHPLTDSGLAQFVADSQKLA; encoded by the coding sequence ATGAAATTTTTTATTGACACGGCTAATTTAGAGCAAATCAAGGAGGCGAAAGATCTGGGAATTCTGGATGGGGTAACAACGAATCCTTCATTAATGGCAAAAGAAGGAATCCAGGGCGCTGAGGCAATCAGAAACCACTATAAGGCCATTTGCGAAATCGTAGACGGTGATATTTCTGCTGAAGTACTTTCAACAACTTACGAAGAAATGATCAAAGAAGGGGATGAACTGGCAGCCATTCACCCGAATATTGTAGTTAAGATTCCCATGATCAAAGACGGAATCAAAGCTTTAAAATATTTTTCCGACAAGGGAATAAAAACAAACTGTACCTTAATTTTCTCTCCGGGACAGGCACTCCTGGCAGCTAAAGCGGGGGCAACCTATGTTTCTCCTTTCCTGGGAAGACTTGATGATATTTCAACTGACGGATTAAACCTGATCCAGGAAATCAGATTGATTTTTGATAATTATATGTATGAAACTGAAATTTTAGCAGCTTCGATCCGTCATTCAATGCATATTATCGACTGTGCAAAAATCGGCGCTGATGTGATCACCTCTCCGCTTCCTCCGATCTTGAGTCTGTTAAAACATCCTCTTACCGACAGCGGTTTGGCGCAGTTCGTTGCAGATTCTCAGAAACTTGCCTAA
- a CDS encoding sugar O-acetyltransferase, with product MTEKEKCAAGLLYDANYDQELINERIVCKDLCLEYNGLKNSDTQKREELIKRIVGKTKDNICIEPSFWCDYGYNIEVGENFYANHNLVILDCAPVKFGNNVFIGPNCSFYTAGHPLDAQRRNEGLEYAHPITVGDNVWLGGNVVILPGISIGNNSVIGAGSVVTKNIPDNVVAVGNPCRVVKNITEEN from the coding sequence ATGACAGAAAAAGAAAAATGTGCCGCCGGGCTCTTGTACGATGCAAATTACGATCAGGAACTTATTAATGAAAGAATTGTATGCAAAGATCTATGTCTGGAATATAATGGTTTGAAAAATTCTGACACTCAGAAAAGAGAAGAACTTATTAAGAGGATCGTTGGTAAAACAAAAGATAATATTTGTATAGAGCCTTCCTTCTGGTGTGATTACGGCTATAATATAGAAGTCGGAGAAAACTTTTATGCCAATCATAATCTGGTGATTCTGGACTGTGCGCCGGTGAAATTCGGGAATAATGTTTTTATCGGTCCCAATTGCAGTTTCTATACAGCCGGACATCCTTTAGACGCACAACGAAGAAATGAAGGACTTGAATATGCACATCCCATTACTGTGGGTGATAATGTATGGCTGGGCGGAAATGTCGTGATCCTTCCGGGAATTTCAATAGGGAATAACTCCGTCATAGGTGCAGGAAGTGTTGTAACAAAAAATATTCCTGACAATGTAGTGGCTGTGGGTAATCCATGCAGGGTTGTAAAAAATATAACAGAAGAGAACTGA
- a CDS encoding GLPGLI family protein encodes MKNILFLLIFLSMFADAQVNRFYYDYRFIPDSNHKEDVKKEMMYLDIDEKGSIYYSRDRFIADSTSMADIRRQIKSGSGSLNVTRNERAGQVSYKVTKEYPEFKTFLFTRVSMDLYKVKEDQKPEWKILAEKQKIGEYDTQKATTTYGGREWIAWFSTAIPFQDGPYKFYGLPGLIVKLEDTTGSHIMTLVGNRKIDSPVVETESGITGNLKIVGIGGKELEISKDQYRKVWKAYVNDPSKNMREMMMRNSGGDNTKMSFKVKTSDGKEISDPSQMFREMEKKTKESLAKNNNPIEPDLVK; translated from the coding sequence ATGAAAAATATTCTATTTCTTTTAATCTTCCTGAGCATGTTTGCTGATGCACAGGTCAACCGGTTTTATTACGACTATAGATTTATTCCCGACTCCAATCATAAAGAAGATGTAAAAAAAGAAATGATGTATCTGGATATCGACGAAAAAGGATCCATTTACTACAGCAGAGACCGGTTTATAGCAGACTCCACATCCATGGCAGATATCCGCAGGCAAATTAAAAGCGGTTCAGGAAGCCTTAATGTTACCAGAAACGAAAGGGCAGGGCAGGTATCTTATAAAGTGACTAAAGAATATCCCGAGTTTAAAACCTTCCTTTTTACAAGGGTTTCTATGGACCTGTATAAAGTAAAAGAGGATCAGAAACCGGAATGGAAAATCCTTGCGGAAAAGCAGAAAATCGGGGAATACGATACTCAGAAGGCAACTACCACTTACGGGGGAAGAGAATGGATCGCCTGGTTCAGTACAGCGATTCCCTTTCAGGACGGTCCCTATAAATTTTACGGACTTCCGGGGCTCATCGTAAAGCTTGAAGATACAACGGGAAGTCACATCATGACTTTGGTCGGAAACAGGAAAATAGATAGTCCGGTAGTGGAGACGGAATCCGGAATAACGGGAAATTTAAAAATTGTGGGAATTGGCGGAAAAGAACTGGAAATAAGCAAAGATCAGTACCGAAAAGTCTGGAAAGCCTATGTGAATGATCCGTCAAAAAATATGAGAGAAATGATGATGAGAAACAGCGGGGGCGATAACACAAAAATGTCCTTTAAGGTAAAAACTTCAGACGGAAAGGAAATTTCAGATCCTAGTCAGATGTTCAGAGAGATGGAGAAAAAAACGAAAGAATCTTTAGCTAAAAATAATAATCCGATAGAACCGGATCTGGTAAAATAA
- a CDS encoding M56 family metallopeptidase: MEAILYFGKVILCSGVMFLYYQLSLKDRTFHHYNRFYLLSALLISLLLPLIKVEDFTIEVSGDWYKLIDHVQNFNIHKKDNNDYIYFQSIFSALGLVSLYFVGKFIFGVFKIHKLKRQFQKESFNGINFYRTNLSEAPFSYFKNLFWKNSIMLDSEVGAQILKHEMVHIEQRHSLDKIMIEIITSVFWFNPFFHIIKKEINLIHEYLADKKAVKQSDTKAFAQMLLASHFSGTQLPATSPFLSSNLKKRLKMLQKPKTQFGYARRIFALPVLFSVAFAYLVNAKNTEIKETNTEIEKAVFQIHGKNKIKQDTITPEPSKQDAVVTPKYKRADDDKKIADLNRKIQEQSKALKNFSPESKEYSKSLEEIGKLSGEIGKIASSQDFLKSAMVIRMDGKNVNINDYFKSKEWKDKVKGLEEMNIYMPDIPEINIDFPDAPPPPPGYPDAPKAPDASRLKVYKFKDMKDMKWTPEADMVYRSAEQAKGSAASIKKRAELDRKRAKLDQKRAKLDGQRAKLEAERRVLEGDRGRVYMYGNNTFKNFPDDQFKKINTNYNYTMNSDKKAIILSSINNMNGDDMKIFIDGKESTKQEMDALKPDQISSVTVNKNSTNGGAVTGKIQIQTKK; this comes from the coding sequence ATGGAAGCAATTCTGTATTTCGGAAAAGTAATACTATGTTCCGGTGTAATGTTTCTGTACTATCAGTTGTCTTTAAAAGACAGGACATTTCATCATTATAACAGATTTTATTTGCTATCTGCTCTGTTGATATCGCTGCTGCTTCCTTTGATAAAGGTAGAAGACTTCACCATCGAGGTAAGTGGTGACTGGTATAAACTGATAGACCATGTACAGAATTTTAACATCCATAAAAAAGATAACAATGATTACATTTATTTTCAGAGTATTTTTTCAGCTTTGGGATTGGTTTCTCTCTATTTTGTAGGAAAATTCATTTTTGGGGTCTTTAAGATTCATAAGCTTAAGAGGCAGTTTCAAAAAGAAAGTTTTAACGGTATTAACTTTTACCGTACCAACTTATCGGAAGCGCCATTCTCTTACTTTAAAAACCTTTTCTGGAAGAATTCCATTATGCTGGATTCGGAAGTAGGGGCGCAGATTTTAAAGCATGAAATGGTACACATTGAGCAGCGACATTCATTGGATAAGATCATGATCGAGATCATTACCTCTGTTTTCTGGTTCAATCCTTTTTTTCATATCATTAAAAAAGAAATTAATTTAATTCACGAATATCTGGCTGATAAAAAAGCCGTAAAACAATCGGACACAAAAGCATTTGCGCAGATGCTTTTAGCAAGCCACTTTTCCGGAACACAGTTGCCTGCGACCAGTCCGTTTCTAAGTTCAAACCTTAAAAAAAGACTTAAAATGTTACAAAAGCCTAAAACCCAATTCGGATATGCGCGTAGAATTTTTGCGTTACCGGTATTATTTTCAGTAGCCTTTGCCTATCTGGTAAATGCTAAGAATACGGAAATTAAAGAAACGAATACGGAGATTGAGAAAGCTGTTTTTCAGATTCACGGGAAAAACAAAATAAAACAGGATACCATCACTCCGGAGCCGTCAAAACAGGATGCTGTGGTAACTCCGAAATATAAAAGAGCGGATGATGACAAAAAGATTGCTGATCTCAACAGAAAAATCCAAGAGCAGAGTAAAGCTCTCAAAAATTTCAGTCCTGAAAGTAAGGAGTACAGTAAAAGTCTTGAAGAAATAGGGAAGTTATCCGGTGAAATAGGGAAAATTGCCAGTTCTCAGGATTTTCTTAAATCTGCAATGGTCATTCGGATGGATGGCAAAAATGTGAATATCAATGATTATTTCAAATCTAAAGAATGGAAAGATAAAGTAAAAGGATTGGAAGAAATGAACATCTATATGCCGGATATTCCTGAAATAAATATTGATTTCCCGGATGCTCCACCGCCGCCGCCAGGCTATCCGGATGCTCCCAAAGCACCCGACGCATCGAGGCTGAAAGTATATAAATTTAAGGACATGAAGGATATGAAGTGGACTCCTGAAGCCGATATGGTTTACAGATCAGCCGAACAGGCAAAAGGATCTGCTGCCAGCATAAAGAAAAGAGCCGAACTCGACCGGAAGAGAGCAAAATTAGATCAGAAAAGAGCAAAACTGGACGGGCAGAGGGCGAAGCTGGAAGCTGAAAGAAGAGTTCTGGAAGGGGATCGCGGCAGGGTGTATATGTACGGGAACAATACATTCAAAAATTTTCCTGATGATCAGTTTAAAAAAATCAACACCAATTATAATTATACGATGAACAGTGATAAAAAAGCCATTATCCTTTCGAGTATAAACAATATGAACGGTGATGATATGAAGATTTTTATTGACGGTAAAGAATCTACCAAACAGGAAATGGATGCTTTGAAACCGGACCAGATATCTTCTGTTACCGTAAATAAAAATTCGACAAACGGAGGTGCAGTAACAGGTAAAATTCAGATTCAGACCAAAAAATAA
- a CDS encoding BlaI/MecI/CopY family transcriptional regulator: protein MKIQTLTKAEEQVMQYLWKLKKGFLKDVLDLYPEPKPHTNTVSTILKVLKDKEFVDYNVYGRQHEYFPLISKEQYSGKTMKSLVKNYFKGSYKSAVSFLVEKNEMTVEDLEMLLDELKKKD, encoded by the coding sequence ATGAAAATTCAGACCTTAACGAAAGCAGAGGAGCAGGTAATGCAGTATTTATGGAAACTCAAAAAAGGATTTCTGAAAGATGTCCTGGATCTTTATCCTGAACCTAAGCCGCATACCAATACAGTATCTACGATATTAAAAGTATTGAAGGATAAAGAATTTGTAGATTATAATGTATATGGAAGACAGCACGAATATTTCCCCCTTATTTCTAAGGAACAATATTCGGGAAAAACGATGAAGAGCCTTGTAAAAAACTATTTTAAGGGCTCTTATAAAAGTGCCGTTTCATTTCTGGTGGAAAAAAATGAAATGACTGTAGAGGATCTTGAAATGCTGTTAGACGAACTCAAAAAGAAAGACTAG
- a CDS encoding FAD/NAD(P)-binding protein, translating into MKKNDSIALIGGGPAALFVFKHVLSENKYPQKIFIFEKNSRLGAGMPYSTCGSNKEHVANVSANELPDLYESFSDYLQRKHIHDYPGFMISRKFNEYQVIPRLLLGDYLEEQFRNYINKAIRAGIKVIVCTETKVLNIIKKADQEEFSIITDRENTVVGKVIICTGHHWPKRHEEIVKGWYDSPYPPSKFTGQTDFPVAIRGTSLTAVDAVKTLARLNGEFVSKNDELEFKIDENSKNFSLTLFSRNSYLPALRFHSEGSSYSEGWIMSPDEIYEYKERHQGFVDLEYVYDRHFKQPLRQRNENFYHKIKDLTIEQFVEKMLSIREELDSFELFKAEYNEARKSISRHESIAWKEVLSAFSYAINYPAKHFSAEDMLRLKKTLHPLISVIIASLPQDSYKEIIALYNAGIIQLVSVGDECHIEPHDDEGGIFHYKDKEGNEKSEHYKLYIDAIGQQPVQFNDFPFQGLRDGGYISSGYLRFNDNRTGYSEYRKNSTDILNLSPENYYLRVDGLNINDNFQALDHYGKATENLFIMSVPLIAGLNPDYSGLDFCDTAGRRVAKAI; encoded by the coding sequence ATGAAAAAAAATGACAGTATTGCTCTGATAGGTGGTGGCCCGGCAGCATTATTTGTGTTCAAACATGTATTATCCGAAAATAAATATCCCCAGAAAATTTTCATATTTGAAAAAAACAGCAGGCTGGGAGCGGGAATGCCTTACAGTACATGCGGATCCAATAAGGAACATGTAGCCAATGTTTCCGCTAACGAGCTTCCTGACCTCTATGAAAGTTTTTCGGATTATCTTCAACGGAAGCACATTCATGATTATCCGGGATTTATGATCTCGCGTAAATTCAATGAATATCAGGTTATTCCAAGACTGTTGCTGGGCGATTATCTGGAGGAGCAATTCAGGAATTATATAAACAAAGCCATACGGGCAGGCATTAAGGTCATAGTCTGTACTGAAACAAAAGTTCTGAATATTATTAAAAAAGCAGATCAAGAGGAGTTTTCAATTATTACCGACAGAGAAAATACAGTCGTGGGTAAAGTGATTATCTGTACAGGACACCATTGGCCCAAAAGGCACGAAGAAATAGTGAAGGGATGGTATGATTCTCCGTATCCGCCGTCAAAATTCACCGGACAGACAGATTTTCCCGTAGCCATACGCGGAACCTCACTAACTGCCGTCGATGCGGTGAAAACATTGGCCCGTCTTAATGGGGAATTTGTATCGAAAAACGATGAACTTGAATTCAAAATTGATGAAAATAGTAAAAATTTTTCGCTTACTCTTTTTTCCAGGAACAGTTATCTGCCTGCATTGCGGTTTCATTCCGAGGGAAGCTCCTATTCAGAAGGCTGGATCATGTCGCCGGATGAGATATACGAATATAAAGAGCGCCACCAGGGATTTGTAGATTTGGAATATGTATATGATCGCCATTTTAAACAACCCCTCAGACAAAGAAACGAAAATTTCTACCATAAGATCAAAGATCTTACGATTGAACAGTTTGTGGAAAAAATGCTCAGTATCAGGGAGGAACTCGATAGTTTTGAGCTTTTTAAAGCTGAATATAATGAGGCCCGAAAATCCATCAGCAGACATGAAAGTATAGCCTGGAAAGAAGTTTTATCAGCATTCAGCTACGCCATTAATTATCCTGCCAAGCACTTCTCGGCAGAAGATATGCTGAGGCTGAAAAAAACACTGCATCCTCTTATTTCCGTTATTATTGCGTCTCTTCCACAGGATTCATATAAAGAGATTATTGCACTGTATAATGCAGGAATAATACAGCTCGTAAGCGTAGGTGATGAGTGCCATATAGAACCACATGATGATGAAGGAGGAATTTTTCACTACAAAGATAAAGAAGGAAATGAGAAGTCCGAACATTATAAACTATATATAGATGCGATCGGGCAGCAGCCTGTTCAGTTTAATGATTTCCCTTTTCAGGGGCTTCGCGACGGCGGTTATATAAGCTCCGGGTACCTCAGATTCAACGATAACAGGACCGGCTACTCGGAATATAGGAAAAACAGTACAGACATTCTGAACCTCAGTCCGGAAAACTACTATCTGAGAGTGGACGGCCTTAATATCAATGATAATTTTCAGGCATTGGATCATTACGGGAAAGCTACCGAAAACCTGTTTATCATGTCCGTCCCATTGATCGCAGGACTGAATCCTGATTATTCAGGTCTCGATTTTTGCGATACGGCAGGCAGGAGAGTCGCAAAAGCGATATAA
- a CDS encoding ferritin-like domain-containing protein — protein MNNENTVSVLNDLLNITNDRIEGFSKVEDKVWETHSALKSDYDQMVSQSQVMKNDLIKLITEKGGEPDNTTSTAGALHRTWIDVKNTFTSDKDESTLENVVFGEKAAIDAYQDALDSGNLCPESTRVVSDHLHHLKASYNTFKSLEDIK, from the coding sequence ATGAACAACGAAAACACAGTATCAGTATTAAACGATTTACTGAACATTACAAATGACAGAATTGAAGGATTTTCAAAAGTAGAGGATAAGGTATGGGAAACTCATTCCGCTTTAAAAAGTGATTATGATCAGATGGTTTCACAATCTCAGGTAATGAAAAATGATCTTATTAAGCTGATCACTGAAAAAGGAGGTGAACCTGATAATACGACAAGTACTGCAGGAGCACTTCACAGAACGTGGATTGATGTAAAAAATACATTCACTTCAGATAAAGACGAATCTACCCTTGAAAATGTGGTTTTTGGAGAAAAAGCTGCAATCGACGCTTACCAGGATGCACTGGACAGCGGAAATCTGTGCCCGGAAAGCACAAGAGTAGTATCCGATCATCTACATCATCTGAAAGCTTCTTATAACACCTTCAAAAGTTTAGAAGACATCAAATAA